ACTCTACAGACCTTGGCTATCGGCTTAGTAGCTTGTTTATACAAGCCGAAAGAAGCCATTGCAAGTTTAGCCCTTTATCTAACTCTAGGCGCTATCGGCCTTCCTGTCTTTGCTGGTTTTTCAGGCGGATTCGCTGCTCTTTTCGGACCAACAGCCGGCTTTTTATGGGGCTTCCTAGTCTATGCTGCTATTACTTCTGTCCTCACCAAGTCAACTTCCTCACCCGTGACTGTTTTCTCAGCTTGCCTTCTCGGAACAGCAAGTTGCTTCCTTTTAGGCTGTTTGGTCTTTAAGTTTGTTTCAGGAGCGAGCTGGTCAGATACATTGGCATGGACGGTTCTACCCTTTATCCTTCCAGATTTGGCAAAAATTACCTTAGTTACTGTCTGCCACAGCCTTCTCCAGCCCATTACAAAAAAAGAAGCCTTTTTCTCTTAGGCTTCTTTCATTTATTTATTAGCAAATGCATCCAAAAGCACTTGGAATTCTTCATTGCTGAGCGTGATTCCCTTGCCCATCTTAGTGTGGTCAGGGCTCCAGGTACGGATATCATACTTGGCTGGTGCACCATTGAATGATACACGATTGAGTTCCTTAGTCCAGCCCTTATCATTTTCAGATAGGACCAAGAGTTTTTCTTCGATTTCAAATGTAAATTCTGCCATTTGTTACCTCCTTCACTTATTTGTTCGAAAAAACTTGTCATTTTTGCGAAAATTGGATACTATAATTATAGCAAGTTTGAAAGGATAATGCCATGAAGAGATTTTTGGAAGTTATTTTAGAGCAGGTCAATATCTTTTTGGGCAATAGCAAAGCTCCTAAGACTATTGAGCCTGACAGCAAGGAAGAGATTAAGAACAATTTAGAACTAGCCCTCTACAAGAAAGCGGCCATTCATGTTATCTACAACGACCGCAGTTTTACAGGCGATATTGTCAAATACGATAAGGAACGCCAACGGATTATCATGAAAAATTTCAAACGTCGGGTAACCAGCATTATCAATATCCAAGATATTAAGAAAATCACCCTGGTTCCAGAAAGTGTGAAAAACTCCCAAAAACAAATAAAAGGCTGACATTCAGCCTTTTATTTTATGCTCTAATAGTCAATGACTGTCCATCTTCTTGGTAGAGGTTGATAAGACCTGACTTGCAGGCACGAATCATGTCACCAGGATAGATTTCACGGTCCAGCTTAATAGTTAAGAGTTCCATCGGCTTGTTGGCGCGGTCAATCTTTTCTCCATTTGAATCATGCAAGTCCTGAATAGTGGTTTCAAAGTGGCGGAAACCTGGTCCGTAAAACTCTACTTGGTCACCTTCGTTGATGACATTGCGTTGGCGAATGGTTGCAGTCATAGCATCCTTGTCAAAGGCCACTACTTCGGCGATAAATTTGTATTCTGGAATCTTACGGCGGGCACCGAAAAGCTGTTCGTTTTCGCTCGGTGGGCTGTAGTAGAAACCTGTCGCCAATTCCCGTTGAGCAACCTTCCACATTTCGTCAATCAAGTCTTGTTTGATCGCTTCAAACTTTTCTGGACTTTCTAGATAGGCATCGACCGCCGCCTTGTAGCAGTTAGTCACGGTTGACACGTAGTGGACAGATTTCATACGGCCTTCGATTTTCAGGCTATCGACCCCATTTTCAATCATATCTGGGATATGGTCAATCATGCACATATCCACCGCAGACATAGAGAACTCCTCTGGTATTTCCCCCTTAATGGAGCGACGTTCTTCGCCGAAAGGTAGGTCGTAGAGGTTGTACTTCCAACGGCAAGACTGGGAGCAGCCGCCACGGTTGGCATCGCGTTTGCTCATGTGGTTGGAGAGAACGCAACGACCTGAGTAGGAGATACACATGGCACCGTGAACAAAGGCTTCGATTTCAACATCTGTCCGTTTGCGGATTTCAGCCACCTCTTCCATGGTCACTTCGCGGGCTAAAACGACACGAGTCAAACCCAATTCCTTCCAGAACTCGAAGGTTTCATAGTTGGTCGATGAAGCCTGGGTGGACAGGTGGATCTCAAGACCAGGTGCTTCAGTGGCACAGATAACGATAAGGGCTGGATCGGACACGATAACGGCATCCAAACCCATATCCCGCAGTTCGCGGAACCAGGCTCCTGCTCCTTCTTCATTGCCTTCGTGAGTGACCATGTTGGCAGCCACATAGACCTTGGCGCCACGGGCGTGGGCATATTCAATCCCTTCCCGCATCTCGTCCATGGTAAAGTTACCAGCTCGGCTACGCAAACCATAGGCCTGACCACCGACAAAGACCGCATCAGCACCATAGTCAATGGCAACCTTTAATTTCTCCAAAGTCCCAGCAGGTGACAAGACCTCGGGACGCTTTAATGTTTTTGACATAATGTACAATCTCCTCTATTTGCAATATAGATGATTTATAAAAATGATAGGCAAATTTTCCAAGTGAGTTGGAAATCAAGCATATTCGCTCACACCAGTCAGATGGGGAATTTAGTGTTAAAAGACACAAATCAATAAAGTACAGTAAACTCTATTTAACCTTATTACGGTCAAATTCGTAGAAACCTGTATCCAAACCACGTTCAGCTGGGTGGAGTTTGCGTACCTGTTCATCCAAAAGGAAGGCCTGATCATAAGTAAATTCGCCTTTTTCAATCAAATCTCTTGCTTGAACAAAAAGCTTAGCAATTTCAACAAAATTTTGACCTGGGCAATAGATACCATCCAACTTCCAGTTACGATAGCCATGCTCATCTAATTCTGCCAATTTGGTCATCATATCAATGTCATTGTTAATAAAGATATGTGTGCCATGCTTGTCCTCAAAAATTGAATAGTGGCTATCTGGATCGCTCGGCTCAGCCAAGAAAAGACCACGTCCACGTGACAAGTCAGTTTCATCAGCCTTGGTAAAATTATAGTAATTCCGTAACAGGGTTCGCTTGGAATGGTGAATAACCGAAGCACCGTAAACCAAGATTTCCGCTGGAATTTCCAGATTTTTGGCAATGTCAAAGAGTTCCTCCGACGGAATTTCCCGTGCTAAAACGGCCTCAACAGCCCCATGGTCCTTCCAGAAGTTAATTTGGCGACTAGAA
The nucleotide sequence above comes from Streptococcus sp. 29887. Encoded proteins:
- a CDS encoding YdbC family protein, which encodes MAEFTFEIEEKLLVLSENDKGWTKELNRVSFNGAPAKYDIRTWSPDHTKMGKGITLSNEEFQVLLDAFANK
- a CDS encoding biotin transporter BioY, with translation MTNHSTKSLVYIAIGTAIIAALSQVSLSIGPVPFTLQTLAIGLVACLYKPKEAIASLALYLTLGAIGLPVFAGFSGGFAALFGPTAGFLWGFLVYAAITSVLTKSTSSPVTVFSACLLGTASCFLLGCLVFKFVSGASWSDTLAWTVLPFILPDLAKITLVTVCHSLLQPITKKEAFFS
- a CDS encoding peptidase U32 family protein, with product MGKIIITATAESIEQVKELLAAGVDRIYVGEADHALRIPTNFTYDELREIAELVHGAGKELTVAANALMHQDMMDNIKPFMDLMKEIKVDYLVVGDTGIFYVNKRDGYNFKLIYDTSVFVTSSRQINFWKDHGAVEAVLAREIPSEELFDIAKNLEIPAEILVYGASVIHHSKRTLLRNYYNFTKADETDLSRGRGLFLAEPSDPDSHYSIFEDKHGTHIFINNDIDMMTKLAELDEHGYRNWKLDGIYCPGQNFVEIAKLFVQARDLIEKGEFTYDQAFLLDEQVRKLHPAERGLDTGFYEFDRNKVK
- a CDS encoding peptidase U32 family protein: MSKTLKRPEVLSPAGTLEKLKVAIDYGADAVFVGGQAYGLRSRAGNFTMDEMREGIEYAHARGAKVYVAANMVTHEGNEEGAGAWFRELRDMGLDAVIVSDPALIVICATEAPGLEIHLSTQASSTNYETFEFWKELGLTRVVLAREVTMEEVAEIRKRTDVEIEAFVHGAMCISYSGRCVLSNHMSKRDANRGGCSQSCRWKYNLYDLPFGEERRSIKGEIPEEFSMSAVDMCMIDHIPDMIENGVDSLKIEGRMKSVHYVSTVTNCYKAAVDAYLESPEKFEAIKQDLIDEMWKVAQRELATGFYYSPPSENEQLFGARRKIPEYKFIAEVVAFDKDAMTATIRQRNVINEGDQVEFYGPGFRHFETTIQDLHDSNGEKIDRANKPMELLTIKLDREIYPGDMIRACKSGLINLYQEDGQSLTIRA